A genome region from Scyliorhinus canicula chromosome 16, sScyCan1.1, whole genome shotgun sequence includes the following:
- the errfi1a gene encoding ERBB receptor feedback inhibitor 1a isoform X2, producing the protein MTCTLNAAPHQQPYIITSANRQEMEPLGLNSHCCFGSCLRSSFHKLQPPPLKMANSEEPLRQLEKDQLLSPFERLSVNNTVLSSPQTAVKGASPPTNSACAGDRSSKPLPPLPVTGDVFFDDVDSEVESITSSETDTLLQDCRPLSFRYNTPNRRSFRGCGQTNYAYSEGANRTGLPVSCHTVKDTNLESIEVTEKRVQPHRKLRRSHSGPAGSYNKPVVLKNAPCLSHTSPNSSKVKPEVPPRVPIPPRPVKPDYRRWSAEVMSGMYCDDDRPPKVPPREPLSRNNSRTPSPKSLPAYLNGVMPPTRSFAPDPKYVSNKVLQRQSSDGAGTKVPCILPIMEDGRKVSSTHYYLLPERPPYLDRFQKYFMEAQSTWEPNDCTAESFKAFSLAKPETVKRKPVAYVESP; encoded by the exons ATGACCTGCACTTTGAACGCTGCTCCCCATCAACAGCCCTACATAATAACTTCAGCCAACC GGCAAGAAATGGAGCCACTTGGGCTGAACAGCCACTGTTGTTTTGGGAGTTGCCTCAGATCATCCTTCCACAAGCTGCAGCCACCACCTCTGAAAATGGCCAACAGCGAGGAGCCATTGAGACAGTTAGAGAAAGATCAGCTTCTCTCCCCCTTTGAGAGACTTTCTGTGAACAACACTGTACTATCATCACCTCAAACAGCAGTGAAAGGGGCAAGTCCACCAACTAATTCTGCTTGTGCTGGTGACCGAAGCTCGAAGCCGCTCCCTCCACTGCCGGTCACTGGTGATGTGTTTTTTGATGATGTCGACAGTGAAGTTGAATCCATTACGAGCTCTGAAACAGACACCCTTCTGCAGGACTGCAGGCCACTGAGCTTCAGGTACAATACTCCAAACAGAAGGAGCTTCCGTGGGTGTGGGCAAACCAATTATGCCTACTCAGAAGGTGCTAATAGGACTGGGTTGCCAGTGAGTTGCCATACGGTAAAAGACACTAACCTGGAAAGCATAGAGGTCACTGAGAAACGTGTTCAGCCTCACCGAAAATTACGGCGCTCACATTCAGGTCCGGCTGGATCTTACAACAAACCTGTTGTGTTGAAGAATGCACCCTGCTTATCACACACGTCACCAAACTCCAGCAAGGTGAAGCCTGAGGTCCCTCCTCGAGTCCCCATACCCCCACGGCCAGTGAAACCTGACTACCGGAGATGGTCCGCAGAGGTGATGTCGGGCATGTACTGTGACGACGACAGGCCACCAAAGGTTCCTCCACGGGAACCTTTGTCTAGAAATAATTCACGCACTCCAAGTCCCAAAAGCCTCCCAGCATACCTCAATGGAGTGATGCCACCTACGCGAAGTTTTGCACCTGATCCTAAATATGTCAGCAACAAAGTTCTGCAGCGGCAGAGCAGTGATGGGGCAGGCACTAAGGTGCCATGTATTTTACCAATTATGGAAGATGGGAGGAAGGTGAGCTCTACGCACTACTACCTGCTCCCCGAGAGGCCTCCCTACCTGGACAGGTTTCAGAAATATTTTATGGAGGCCCAGAGCACATGGGAGCCAAATGATTGCACAGCAGAGAgcttcaaggcattttcattggCTAAGCCGGAGACAGTAAAACGAAAACCTGTTGCCTATGTAGAATCTCCTTAG
- the errfi1a gene encoding ERBB receptor feedback inhibitor 1a isoform X1 codes for MTCTLNAAPHQQPYIITSANPGQEMEPLGLNSHCCFGSCLRSSFHKLQPPPLKMANSEEPLRQLEKDQLLSPFERLSVNNTVLSSPQTAVKGASPPTNSACAGDRSSKPLPPLPVTGDVFFDDVDSEVESITSSETDTLLQDCRPLSFRYNTPNRRSFRGCGQTNYAYSEGANRTGLPVSCHTVKDTNLESIEVTEKRVQPHRKLRRSHSGPAGSYNKPVVLKNAPCLSHTSPNSSKVKPEVPPRVPIPPRPVKPDYRRWSAEVMSGMYCDDDRPPKVPPREPLSRNNSRTPSPKSLPAYLNGVMPPTRSFAPDPKYVSNKVLQRQSSDGAGTKVPCILPIMEDGRKVSSTHYYLLPERPPYLDRFQKYFMEAQSTWEPNDCTAESFKAFSLAKPETVKRKPVAYVESP; via the exons ATGACCTGCACTTTGAACGCTGCTCCCCATCAACAGCCCTACATAATAACTTCAGCCAACC CAGGGCAAGAAATGGAGCCACTTGGGCTGAACAGCCACTGTTGTTTTGGGAGTTGCCTCAGATCATCCTTCCACAAGCTGCAGCCACCACCTCTGAAAATGGCCAACAGCGAGGAGCCATTGAGACAGTTAGAGAAAGATCAGCTTCTCTCCCCCTTTGAGAGACTTTCTGTGAACAACACTGTACTATCATCACCTCAAACAGCAGTGAAAGGGGCAAGTCCACCAACTAATTCTGCTTGTGCTGGTGACCGAAGCTCGAAGCCGCTCCCTCCACTGCCGGTCACTGGTGATGTGTTTTTTGATGATGTCGACAGTGAAGTTGAATCCATTACGAGCTCTGAAACAGACACCCTTCTGCAGGACTGCAGGCCACTGAGCTTCAGGTACAATACTCCAAACAGAAGGAGCTTCCGTGGGTGTGGGCAAACCAATTATGCCTACTCAGAAGGTGCTAATAGGACTGGGTTGCCAGTGAGTTGCCATACGGTAAAAGACACTAACCTGGAAAGCATAGAGGTCACTGAGAAACGTGTTCAGCCTCACCGAAAATTACGGCGCTCACATTCAGGTCCGGCTGGATCTTACAACAAACCTGTTGTGTTGAAGAATGCACCCTGCTTATCACACACGTCACCAAACTCCAGCAAGGTGAAGCCTGAGGTCCCTCCTCGAGTCCCCATACCCCCACGGCCAGTGAAACCTGACTACCGGAGATGGTCCGCAGAGGTGATGTCGGGCATGTACTGTGACGACGACAGGCCACCAAAGGTTCCTCCACGGGAACCTTTGTCTAGAAATAATTCACGCACTCCAAGTCCCAAAAGCCTCCCAGCATACCTCAATGGAGTGATGCCACCTACGCGAAGTTTTGCACCTGATCCTAAATATGTCAGCAACAAAGTTCTGCAGCGGCAGAGCAGTGATGGGGCAGGCACTAAGGTGCCATGTATTTTACCAATTATGGAAGATGGGAGGAAGGTGAGCTCTACGCACTACTACCTGCTCCCCGAGAGGCCTCCCTACCTGGACAGGTTTCAGAAATATTTTATGGAGGCCCAGAGCACATGGGAGCCAAATGATTGCACAGCAGAGAgcttcaaggcattttcattggCTAAGCCGGAGACAGTAAAACGAAAACCTGTTGCCTATGTAGAATCTCCTTAG